In one Euleptes europaea isolate rEulEur1 chromosome 12, rEulEur1.hap1, whole genome shotgun sequence genomic region, the following are encoded:
- the MAB21L1 gene encoding putative nucleotidyltransferase MAB21L1: protein MIAAQAKLVYHLNKYYNEKCQARKAAIAKTIREVCKVVSDVLKEVEVQEPRFISSLNEMDNRYEGLEVISPTEFEVVLYLNQMGVFNFVDDGSLPGCAVLKLSDGRKRSMSLWVEFITASGYLSARKIRSRFQTLVAQAVDKCSYRDVVKMVADTSEVKLRIRDRYVVQITPAFKCTGIWPRSAAHWPLPHIPWPGPNRVAEVKAEGFNLLSKECHSLAGKQSSAESDAWVLQFAEAENRLQMGGCRKKCLSVLKTLRDRHLELPGQPLNNYHMKTLVSYECEKHPRESDWDESCLGDRLNGILLQLISCLQCRRCPHYFLPNLDLFQGKPHSALENAAKQTWRLAREILTNPKSLEKL, encoded by the coding sequence ATGATCGCGGCCCAGGCGAAGCTGGTGTACCACCTGAACAAGTACTACAACGAGAAGTGCCAGGCCAGGAAAGCGGCCATCGCGAAAACCATCCGGGAGGTGTGCAAGGTGGTGTCGGACGTGCTGAAGGAGGTGGAGGTGCAGGAGCCGCGCTTCATCAGCTCCCTCAACGAGATGGACAACCGCTACGAGGGCCTGGAGGTCATCTCGCCCACCGAGTTCGAGGTGGTCCTTTATCTGAACCAGATGGGCGTCTTCAACTTCGTCGACGACGGCTCTCTGCCGGGCTGCGCGGTGCTCAAGCTGAGCGACGGGCGCAAGCGGAGCATGTCCCTCTGGGTGGAGTTCATCACCGCCTCGGGCTACCTGTCGGCGCGCAAGATCCGCTCGCGCTTCCAGACGCTGGTGGCGCAGGCCGTGGACAAGTGCAGCTACCGGGACGTGGTGAAAATGGTGGCCGACACCAGCGAGGTGAAGCTGCGCATCCGGGACCGGTACGTGGTGCAGATCACGCCGGCCTTCAAGTGCACCGGCATCTGGCCCCGCAGCGCGGCCCACTGGCCCCTGCCCCACATCCCCTGGCCGGGCCCCAACCGCGTGGCCGAGGTCAAGGCCGAGGGCTTCAACCTCCTCTCCAAGGAGTGCCACTCGCTGGCCGGCAAGCAGAGCTCGGCCGAGAGCGACGCCTGGGTGCTGCAGTTCGCCGAGGCCGAGAACAGGCTGCAGATGGGCGGCTGCCGCAAGAAATGCCTCTCCGTCCTCAAGACGCTGCGCGACCGCCACCTCGAGCTGCCCGGCCAGCCCCTCAACAACTACCACATGAAGACGCTGGTCTCCTACGAGTGCGAGAAGCACCCCCGCGAGTCCGACTGGGACGAGTCCTGCCTGGGCGACCGCCTCAACGGCATCTTGCTGCAGCTCATCTCCTGCCTCCAGTGCAGGCGATGCCCGCACTACTTCTTGCCCAATCTAGACCTCTTCCAGGGCAAGCCCCACTCCGCCCTCGAGAACGCGGCCAAACAGACGTGGCGGCTGGCTAGGGAAATACTCACCAACCCCAAAAGTTTGGAAAAACTTTAG